One window of Mesorhizobium sp. WSM4904 genomic DNA carries:
- a CDS encoding zinc-dependent alcohol dehydrogenase family protein, with translation MTKVVRFHEFGGPEVLRIENIDVAPPGPGQVRIRVKAIGLNRAEALMRAGTYIETPELPSRLGLEAAGIVDALGSGVSGFAAGDVVSTIPPISMIEYPAHGELATFPAAHIVKHPASLTFEAAAALWMQFLTAYGALIEIAQLRAGDFVAITAASSSVGLAAIQIAKKVGATPIAITRSSAKKQALIDFGATHVIAANEEDLEARLKAISGSTGVRVVLDAVGGPIFNPLTAAMARGGILLEYGGLSPEPTPFPLFTVLGKCLTLRGYLVHEIVQDPRRLEAAKTFIAEGLTDGSLKPVIAKTFDFADIVEAYRYLESNEQFGKVVVSLNT, from the coding sequence ATGACAAAAGTCGTCCGTTTTCATGAGTTTGGTGGCCCTGAGGTTCTGCGCATAGAAAATATCGATGTGGCGCCTCCCGGCCCGGGGCAAGTCCGTATTCGCGTGAAGGCCATCGGCCTCAATCGGGCTGAAGCGCTGATGCGCGCTGGCACCTATATCGAGACCCCTGAGTTGCCCTCGCGTCTTGGCCTCGAGGCCGCCGGCATCGTTGACGCACTCGGATCCGGCGTAAGCGGGTTCGCGGCTGGTGACGTTGTCAGTACCATTCCACCGATCTCGATGATCGAATACCCGGCCCATGGCGAACTCGCCACATTCCCAGCCGCGCACATTGTCAAGCACCCTGCGAGCCTCACCTTCGAAGCTGCTGCTGCTTTATGGATGCAGTTTCTCACGGCGTACGGCGCTTTGATCGAGATCGCCCAGCTGCGCGCCGGGGACTTCGTCGCTATTACCGCGGCGTCAAGCAGTGTCGGACTGGCGGCCATTCAGATCGCCAAAAAGGTTGGCGCCACGCCAATTGCCATTACCCGATCGTCCGCCAAGAAGCAGGCGTTGATCGATTTCGGCGCAACCCATGTGATCGCGGCAAATGAGGAGGATTTGGAAGCCCGGCTGAAGGCCATTTCCGGCTCGACTGGCGTGCGGGTCGTTCTCGACGCAGTCGGTGGCCCAATCTTCAATCCACTGACTGCTGCCATGGCTCGCGGCGGCATCCTGCTCGAATATGGCGGACTAAGCCCCGAGCCTACCCCTTTCCCGCTTTTCACGGTGCTGGGTAAATGTCTGACGCTTCGCGGTTACCTTGTACATGAGATCGTTCAGGATCCTCGCCGCCTCGAAGCCGCCAAGACTTTCATTGCCGAGGGACTCACGGACGGATCCCTGAAGCCTGTGATCGCCAAGACCTTTGATTTTGCAGATATCGTCGAAGCCTATCGATATCTCGAATCAAACGAACAATTTGGCAAAGTGGTTGTGTCGCTGAACACCTAG
- a CDS encoding SDR family oxidoreductase, producing MTGASRGIGRAIALELAKGGFSLCLAARDSQSLAETQQAATALSGAPAAVTIADLKKPDAPDRCVAFALGQFGQLDLLVNCAGDTRRGEFLDFTYEDWLDGFSLKFYASVLLCRAAWPHLASRGGSIINIVGSSSRTPSADFTIGGAVNSALLNLTKALADKGSRDGVRVNAVNPGYIKSGRLFARIESLMRERQLSESAIENELLAGHQIVRFGSPEDVARLVAFLASDQSAYIQGATIDIDGGAARGI from the coding sequence GTGACGGGCGCTAGCCGAGGCATTGGCCGGGCTATCGCATTGGAACTCGCAAAGGGCGGCTTTTCTCTTTGCTTGGCTGCTCGCGACAGTCAGTCACTCGCCGAAACACAGCAGGCTGCGACAGCACTTTCTGGCGCGCCAGCAGCTGTCACTATTGCAGATCTGAAAAAGCCTGACGCCCCGGATCGATGCGTAGCGTTTGCATTAGGTCAGTTCGGTCAGCTCGATCTTTTGGTCAACTGCGCCGGCGACACCAGGCGAGGGGAGTTTCTGGATTTTACTTATGAGGATTGGTTGGATGGGTTCTCGTTAAAATTTTATGCGAGCGTGCTTCTGTGCCGGGCGGCGTGGCCGCATCTGGCTTCACGCGGCGGCTCTATTATCAACATAGTAGGCTCGAGCTCTCGCACGCCAAGCGCGGATTTCACAATTGGCGGCGCGGTCAATTCGGCACTGCTGAACCTGACAAAGGCCTTGGCTGATAAGGGAAGTCGCGACGGCGTTCGAGTGAATGCGGTAAACCCGGGCTATATCAAATCGGGTAGGCTATTCGCCCGCATCGAGTCTTTGATGAGGGAGCGACAGTTAAGCGAAAGCGCCATCGAGAACGAGCTACTTGCTGGCCACCAGATCGTGCGCTTCGGGTCCCCAGAGGATGTGGCTCGGCTTGTTGCCTTTCTTGCATCCGATCAGTCAGCCTACATCCAAGGCGCCACGATTGACATCGACGGCGGCGCTGCCCGGGGAATTTAG